In Cloacibacterium caeni, a single window of DNA contains:
- a CDS encoding trypsin-like peptidase domain-containing protein: protein MKNSLKQLLPFAVVGILSGATTFGAIEYFKTNENNSDFSYFHTANDNVKFAGINSANVGDDFVKAAKTTVPAVVTIKNYQSRSSSSNRMSEQDLFEQFFGNPFGNQRQNQKQQQPPKDVPSGLGSGVIISPDGYIISNNHVVAGANKLEVILSNKKSYVANLIGTDPSTDIALLKIEEKGLPYLNFANSDLVEVGQWVLAVGNPLGLNSTVTAGIVSAKGRSIDLLSQQSRTPIESFIQTDAAINPGNSGGALVNVNGDLIGINSAISSNTGYYQGYGFAVPSNLAKKIVEDIKKFGLVQRGFLGVVSLDLSDDRQVAAYNQSQKANIKASSGIMITEITENSGAEDAGLRKGDIIKKIDNSTIETFADLSAAVGSKRPGDKVIVTYIRNGKSYTESVTLKDQKGGTSFRSKADLSVTEKIGGEFEVLSDRFKTDYGLNSGVIARNVVEGGELERIGVYDNYIIIEVNGKPVNSQKDVEKILDGYKGTVQIKYVDEYGRMYTRGFKMP, encoded by the coding sequence ATGAAGAACAGTTTAAAACAATTATTACCTTTTGCTGTTGTAGGTATATTATCTGGTGCCACAACTTTTGGTGCAATAGAGTATTTCAAAACGAATGAAAATAACAGCGATTTTTCTTATTTCCATACTGCAAATGATAATGTAAAATTCGCAGGAATAAATTCCGCAAATGTGGGTGATGATTTTGTAAAAGCTGCAAAAACGACAGTTCCTGCAGTGGTCACCATTAAAAATTATCAATCAAGAAGTTCAAGTTCAAACAGAATGTCAGAACAAGACTTATTTGAACAATTTTTCGGAAATCCTTTTGGAAACCAAAGACAAAATCAAAAACAACAACAACCACCTAAAGATGTTCCTTCTGGATTAGGAAGTGGTGTGATTATTTCACCAGACGGTTACATTATTTCTAATAATCATGTAGTTGCAGGTGCCAATAAATTAGAAGTTATCCTCAGCAACAAAAAAAGTTACGTAGCCAATCTTATTGGAACAGACCCAAGTACAGACATCGCTCTTCTAAAAATTGAAGAAAAAGGTTTGCCTTATCTTAATTTTGCCAATTCAGATTTAGTAGAAGTAGGACAATGGGTTTTAGCAGTAGGAAATCCACTGGGTTTAAATTCTACCGTTACTGCAGGAATTGTTTCAGCTAAAGGAAGAAGCATAGATTTATTAAGTCAGCAATCTAGAACTCCTATTGAAAGTTTCATTCAAACTGATGCAGCGATTAATCCAGGAAATTCTGGTGGTGCTTTGGTCAATGTAAACGGAGACTTAATCGGCATCAACTCTGCCATTTCTTCTAATACAGGCTACTATCAAGGTTATGGCTTTGCAGTTCCATCTAACCTGGCAAAAAAAATAGTTGAAGACATTAAAAAATTTGGCTTGGTACAAAGAGGATTCTTAGGAGTTGTAAGTTTAGACCTCTCTGATGATAGACAAGTTGCCGCTTATAATCAAAGTCAAAAAGCCAACATCAAAGCAAGTAGCGGAATTATGATTACTGAAATCACTGAAAATAGCGGTGCTGAAGATGCTGGACTAAGAAAAGGAGATATTATCAAAAAAATAGATAATTCTACCATAGAAACTTTCGCGGATTTATCTGCTGCTGTTGGTAGCAAAAGACCTGGAGATAAAGTTATAGTAACTTATATTAGAAATGGTAAATCTTATACTGAAAGCGTAACGCTTAAAGACCAAAAAGGAGGAACTTCATTCCGAAGCAAGGCTGATTTATCTGTTACAGAAAAAATTGGTGGTGAATTCGAGGTTTTAAGTGACCGTTTTAAAACGGATTATGGTTTAAATAGCGGTGTAATTGCAAGAAATGTAGTAGAAGGTGGTGAGTTAGAAAGAATAGGCGTTTATGACAATTACATCATTATAGAAGTTAACGGAAAACCTGTAAATTCACAAAAAGATGTAGAAAAAATCTTAGATGGATATAAGGGAACCGTACAAATAAAATACGTAGACGAATACGGCAGAATGTACACCAGAGGTTTTAAAATGCCTTAA
- a CDS encoding RidA family protein: MKKIVSTNNAPAAIGPYSQANLVNGVLYISGQIPIDPSTGNLVDGIEKETHQVMKNLKAILEEAGMSFSNVVKATIFLKSMDDFAVMNEIYASYFEGGNYPARETVEVSCLPKNVSVEISMIAHQF, from the coding sequence ATGAAGAAGATAGTTTCTACTAACAATGCACCCGCTGCAATTGGTCCGTATTCACAAGCTAACCTTGTAAATGGCGTTCTCTATATTTCTGGTCAAATTCCTATTGATCCGTCTACTGGGAATTTAGTAGATGGAATCGAAAAAGAAACACATCAGGTTATGAAAAACCTAAAGGCTATCTTAGAAGAGGCTGGTATGTCTTTTTCTAATGTAGTAAAAGCAACTATTTTCTTAAAAAGTATGGATGATTTCGCAGTGATGAATGAAATCTATGCGTCTTATTTCGAAGGAGGAAATTATCCAGCAAGAGAAACAGTAGAGGTTTCTTGTTTGCCAAAAAATGTGAGTGTAGAAATCTCTATGATTGCACATCAGTTCTAA
- a CDS encoding putative LPS assembly protein LptD, protein MIKNGLKNTLQILIILIFNNFLAQNKLENAPKNSDNATAVSKTDTVKIERERLDDIVRSKADNIRNEVPKKMSYLNQNAEVSYQDMKINADYIQIDWDKGLIFARGKVDSIGKITEPAVATQGGKKYEYSEFSYNYKTKQAIAYNARTEESEGVIVAEKTKKVNDSVFYLKRGKYTTDEYFLKKKDTIADYYLLAPDIKLVKGKENSKLITGPIQMYIEQVPTPLILPFAILPFSEKRMAGILIPSFGERQDVGFFLNSLGYYLPIGEHFDVKTYFDYYTKGSWNFRPEVSYRKNYKYNGSFRGEIGTTIRGIKGLENYTKSSVYNIAWTHTQDSKANPFFNFSASVNITSNKFYNNTVNNSHIFNQSALNAQQNSTVSFTKRFLNLPITITGTGSYSQNFTTGLTDIRLPQLNVSTNQFYLFKPKTGIRTGMLENITVNTGLQFSNYVSGVKSGDLFTKTMWDNMQTGAKNNIALATNTTVAKFFTFSLGANIDNVATTKTINKNYNPVTNTLERNLNKNLTGYSTFSTSASLQTVLYGMLKFGEKSKIQAIRHMVTPSIGFTYSPDFGDPKFGYFKSYYDERGVLTTYSIFEGGMFGSPNQGLTQSIGFNINNNLEMKVRSKTDSTGTKKVKIFESLNISGGYNFAADKYKWSLISISTQTSFFQNKLSVNSNVLIDPYQIVFIPGQENGIRTENFGHFNIQSFNMNFSFPLNNETFGKKEDLATKYKTKGEIRNEVYYFDQDNYSRFNQPWTLNLNANYGYSKTNTRFGKSVASLGLDGSVKLTPYWSLSGNTHYDFVSKSLAYTRLGFSRDQRSFSFTFNWVPFGQYKVYDFFISIKANILKDAVKYKERSFQQSGSTF, encoded by the coding sequence TTGATTAAAAACGGTCTCAAAAATACCTTACAAATTTTAATTATCCTAATTTTTAACAATTTTTTAGCACAAAATAAGCTAGAAAATGCGCCTAAAAATAGTGATAACGCTACTGCTGTTTCTAAAACAGATACCGTAAAAATAGAACGAGAACGTTTAGATGATATTGTACGTTCTAAAGCGGATAATATTAGAAACGAAGTTCCGAAAAAAATGTCTTATCTCAATCAAAATGCAGAAGTTTCATATCAAGATATGAAGATTAATGCAGATTATATCCAAATAGATTGGGACAAAGGACTGATTTTTGCAAGAGGAAAAGTAGATTCTATAGGAAAAATTACAGAACCTGCTGTTGCAACTCAAGGTGGTAAAAAATATGAATATTCCGAATTCAGCTACAATTATAAAACCAAACAAGCCATTGCTTACAATGCTAGAACAGAAGAAAGTGAAGGTGTAATTGTAGCAGAAAAAACCAAAAAAGTAAATGACTCTGTTTTTTATCTTAAAAGAGGAAAATATACTACAGACGAATATTTCCTTAAGAAAAAAGATACCATAGCAGATTATTATTTGCTTGCGCCAGATATTAAATTGGTAAAGGGAAAAGAGAATTCTAAATTAATTACGGGGCCTATACAGATGTATATAGAGCAAGTTCCTACACCGCTTATTTTACCATTTGCAATTCTTCCGTTTTCTGAAAAAAGAATGGCGGGAATTCTTATTCCGAGTTTTGGGGAAAGACAAGATGTGGGATTTTTCTTGAATAGTTTGGGGTATTATTTGCCAATTGGTGAGCATTTTGATGTGAAAACCTACTTTGATTATTATACCAAGGGAAGTTGGAACTTCAGACCAGAAGTGAGTTATCGAAAAAATTATAAGTACAATGGTTCTTTCCGAGGAGAAATAGGAACTACCATCAGAGGAATAAAAGGTCTAGAAAATTATACAAAAAGTAGTGTTTATAATATTGCATGGACACATACTCAAGATTCTAAAGCCAATCCGTTTTTTAACTTTTCGGCATCTGTAAATATTACGAGCAATAAATTCTACAATAACACGGTTAATAACTCCCATATTTTTAACCAAAGTGCTCTAAATGCACAACAAAACTCTACGGTGAGCTTTACCAAAAGATTTTTGAATTTACCAATAACCATCACGGGAACAGGGAGTTATTCGCAAAACTTCACAACGGGACTTACCGATATTAGATTGCCACAGTTGAATGTTTCTACCAATCAGTTTTATTTATTTAAACCCAAAACGGGAATTAGAACGGGCATGTTAGAAAACATTACCGTAAATACTGGATTGCAATTCAGTAATTATGTTTCTGGGGTGAAAAGTGGTGATTTATTCACCAAAACCATGTGGGATAATATGCAAACTGGTGCTAAAAATAACATTGCGCTCGCTACGAACACGACTGTTGCTAAGTTTTTTACGTTTTCATTAGGCGCTAATATTGATAACGTAGCAACTACTAAAACAATTAATAAAAACTACAATCCAGTTACCAATACTTTAGAAAGGAATTTGAATAAAAATTTGACGGGTTATTCTACGTTTTCTACATCTGCAAGTTTGCAAACCGTTTTGTATGGAATGTTGAAATTTGGTGAAAAATCTAAAATTCAAGCCATCAGACACATGGTAACTCCGAGTATTGGATTTACGTATTCTCCAGATTTTGGAGATCCAAAGTTTGGATATTTCAAAAGTTATTATGACGAAAGAGGCGTTTTAACCACTTATTCTATTTTCGAAGGAGGGATGTTTGGTTCACCTAATCAAGGTTTAACACAGTCTATTGGTTTCAATATTAATAACAACTTAGAGATGAAGGTGAGAAGTAAAACCGATTCTACAGGAACCAAAAAAGTTAAAATTTTTGAAAGTTTAAATATTTCTGGAGGTTATAATTTTGCTGCGGATAAATACAAATGGTCATTGATTTCAATTAGTACACAGACTTCTTTCTTCCAAAATAAATTAAGTGTAAACTCGAATGTTTTGATAGACCCATATCAAATTGTATTTATTCCAGGTCAAGAAAACGGTATTAGAACTGAGAATTTTGGACATTTTAATATCCAGAGTTTCAACATGAATTTTTCTTTCCCTCTGAACAATGAAACTTTTGGGAAAAAAGAAGATTTAGCGACTAAGTATAAAACCAAAGGAGAAATCCGAAACGAAGTCTATTATTTTGACCAAGATAATTACTCCCGATTTAATCAACCTTGGACTTTGAATCTTAATGCCAATTATGGTTATTCTAAAACCAATACCAGATTTGGGAAAAGTGTAGCTTCACTAGGTTTAGATGGTAGCGTAAAACTTACACCTTATTGGAGTTTAAGCGGAAACACGCATTATGATTTTGTTTCAAAAAGTTTAGCGTACACCAGATTAGGGTTTTCTAGAGACCAAAGAAGTTTCTCTTTTACCTTTAATTGGGTGCCTTTTGGTCAATATAAAGTATATGATTTCTTTATCAGTATAAAAGCAAATATTTTAAAAGACGCCGTAAAATACAAGGAAAGAAGTTTCCAACAAAGTGGCAGTACTTTCTAA
- a CDS encoding N-acetylmuramoyl-L-alanine amidase family protein — protein sequence MKTHKHAFNIILTVLFLIFAQLGAQKKFVIVLDAGHGGSDVGATRKYENIGLVQEKDVTLGIVLKLGRMLEKNKDYKIIYTRKIDEYPSLADRTDLANRSHADLFISVHCNASTKSTPYGTETYVQGPDQNKTNLEVAKRENDVIFLDDKDRERFASYDPTSPESLIALRIQQSKYLESSLIFGGYVEENFVKKDKRYSRGVMQKNLHVLRLNAMPSVLIETGFISNAEEAAYLASDKGQDEIAESIYDAITSYKKRIDRNQKKIVEEPKELPLKNDFRILLMSTPNKYVVGDPALKGLNYILTIKENGLYKYYYSVTNFASIKENNLKTAKDAGFRNATAVSFIPNQNMNTGYYRLEVYSGKDKLPSSSPILKILKDVERVKANGIFYYTYGNVKSLEAATKLQKDLEEKGITNTTIEKVYK from the coding sequence ATGAAGACGCATAAACACGCATTTAATATAATTTTAACAGTATTATTTTTAATTTTCGCTCAATTAGGCGCACAAAAGAAGTTTGTTATTGTATTAGATGCCGGTCACGGCGGTTCTGATGTGGGAGCAACTAGAAAATACGAAAACATAGGCTTAGTACAAGAAAAAGACGTTACACTAGGCATCGTATTGAAGCTAGGCAGAATGCTCGAAAAAAATAAAGATTATAAAATCATCTACACCAGAAAAATAGACGAATATCCTTCTCTAGCTGATAGAACAGACCTTGCCAATAGAAGTCATGCCGATTTATTTATTTCTGTACACTGTAATGCCAGTACCAAATCTACTCCTTACGGAACCGAAACTTATGTACAAGGTCCAGACCAAAACAAAACCAATTTAGAAGTAGCTAAAAGAGAGAATGACGTAATTTTCTTAGATGATAAAGACCGCGAAAGATTCGCTTCTTACGACCCAACTTCTCCAGAATCTTTAATTGCATTAAGAATTCAGCAAAGTAAATATCTAGAAAGCAGTTTGATTTTCGGAGGTTATGTAGAAGAAAATTTTGTAAAAAAAGATAAAAGATATTCTAGAGGTGTGATGCAAAAAAACCTTCACGTATTACGTCTAAACGCGATGCCATCTGTTTTAATAGAAACGGGATTCATCAGTAATGCTGAAGAGGCGGCATATTTAGCTTCTGACAAAGGTCAAGATGAAATTGCAGAATCTATTTACGACGCAATTACCAGCTACAAAAAACGCATCGATAGAAACCAGAAAAAAATAGTAGAAGAACCGAAAGAACTTCCTCTTAAAAATGATTTCAGAATTCTTTTGATGAGCACTCCAAACAAATATGTAGTTGGAGATCCCGCTCTCAAAGGACTTAATTACATCTTAACCATCAAAGAAAATGGTTTGTACAAATACTATTACAGCGTAACTAATTTTGCTTCTATTAAAGAAAACAACCTTAAAACCGCTAAAGACGCAGGATTTAGAAATGCTACTGCTGTAAGTTTTATTCCTAATCAAAACATGAATACAGGCTATTACCGATTAGAAGTATACTCCGGAAAAGATAAATTACCTAGCTCTTCCCCAATATTAAAAATATTAAAAGATGTAGAAAGAGTAAAAGCCAATGGCATATTTTACTACACTTATGGCAATGTAAAATCTCTAGAAGCAGCCACTAAACTACAAAAAGACCTTGAAGAAAAGGGTATTACCAATACTACAATAGAAAAAGTTTATAAATAA
- the rpsT gene encoding 30S ribosomal protein S20: MANHKSALKRIRQSEKRRLRNRYYHKTARTAVKVLRNEENKAAASEQLPKVISLLDKLVKKNIIHKNKAANLKSKLTKHVNKLA; the protein is encoded by the coding sequence ATGGCAAATCATAAATCAGCACTTAAGAGAATCAGACAATCTGAGAAAAGAAGATTGAGAAACAGATACTATCACAAAACTGCTAGAACAGCTGTGAAAGTATTAAGAAATGAAGAAAACAAAGCAGCTGCTTCAGAGCAATTGCCGAAAGTAATCTCTTTATTAGACAAATTAGTAAAGAAGAATATTATTCATAAAAACAAAGCTGCTAACTTAAAAAGCAAGTTAACTAAACACGTTAACAAGTTAGCTTAA
- the aroQ gene encoding type II 3-dehydroquinate dehydratase, with amino-acid sequence MKILILNGANLNLLGTREPDIYGNTSMDDVLTHLKSEYSQHAIEYYQSNFEGEIIGKIQENDFDALIINPGAFTHYSYAIADALKNLRKPKIEVHISNIYQREEFRQKSVTAAYTDAVLSGFGTEGYRLAIIHLISTIQ; translated from the coding sequence ATGAAAATTCTAATATTAAACGGAGCCAATCTCAATCTTCTAGGAACTCGTGAGCCAGACATCTATGGAAATACTTCTATGGATGATGTTTTAACGCATTTAAAATCTGAGTATTCTCAACACGCTATTGAATATTACCAGTCTAATTTTGAAGGGGAAATCATCGGAAAAATTCAAGAAAATGATTTTGATGCGCTTATCATTAATCCTGGCGCTTTCACCCATTATTCTTACGCCATCGCAGATGCGCTTAAAAACCTTAGAAAACCCAAAATAGAGGTTCACATTAGCAATATCTATCAAAGGGAAGAATTCAGGCAGAAATCAGTTACCGCAGCTTATACAGATGCTGTTCTCTCCGGTTTTGGCACAGAAGGCTACAGATTAGCGATTATTCATTTAATTTCTACCATACAATAA
- a CDS encoding IS3 family transposase (programmed frameshift) → MGKSKYSLDFKLKAIKRYHKGDIGTDDLGKRIGVCGSLVRKWIKFYELYGVSGLVRLSNTHYTKDFKLKILSVIEKENLSLKEASRRFNIPAESSILSWQRNYKKNGILGLENIPRGRPKTMSNYTRKKKKTGKPLTREEELLERIYYLEAENAILKKFRRLNSGKEKSKAIEELRQDFDLAVLLHCTSMARSSFYYYQKRFQMKDKYAEIKEMIKQIYHRHKGRLGYRRITLLLKEKGILINHKTVLRLMKILGLKSIIRVKKYKSYKGEQGKIAPNVLQRNFKSDTPNQKWATDVTEFNVSGNKLYLSPIIDLFNGEIVSFDLSERPVFSQIIRMLKKSFRKVKSTQNIILHSDQGWQYQMKHYQNLLKEKGIIQSMSRKGNCLDNAVIENFFGTIKSEMFYARKFGSIQELKMEIVKYIHYYNNDRIRLNLKGKSPVQYRTLSFENIV, encoded by the exons ATGGGGAAAAGTAAATATTCATTAGACTTTAAATTAAAAGCTATAAAGAGATATCACAAAGGGGATATTGGAACAGACGATTTAGGAAAACGCATTGGAGTTTGTGGTTCCTTGGTTCGTAAATGGATAAAATTTTATGAACTTTATGGAGTTTCAGGACTTGTTCGGCTTTCCAATACGCATTACACAAAAGATTTTAAATTAAAGATTTTATCAGTAATTGAGAAAGAGAATTTAAGTTTAAAAGAAGCGTCGAGAAGGTTTAATATTCCTGCGGAGTCCAGTATTCTTAGTTGGCAGCGTAATTACAAAAAAAATGGTATTTTAGGTTTAGAAAACATACCCAGAGGAAGACCTAAAACCATGAGTAATTACACGCGAAAAAAAAAGAAAACAGGCAAACCCTTAACAAGGGAGGAAGAACTGTTGGAGAGGATTTATTATTTAGAAGCCGAGAACGCCATTTTAAAAAAGT TTAGACGCCTTAATTCAGGAAAGGAAAAATCCAAAGCCATCGAAGAGTTAAGGCAGGACTTTGATTTAGCAGTACTACTGCATTGTACATCGATGGCAAGAAGCAGTTTTTATTACTATCAAAAACGCTTTCAAATGAAAGATAAATATGCGGAAATAAAAGAAATGATTAAGCAGATTTATCATCGTCACAAAGGAAGGTTGGGCTATAGAAGAATTACTTTGCTTTTGAAAGAAAAAGGAATTTTGATTAATCACAAAACTGTTTTACGACTTATGAAAATATTAGGTTTAAAGAGTATTATCCGAGTGAAGAAATATAAATCTTACAAGGGAGAGCAAGGGAAAATTGCGCCCAATGTTCTACAGAGGAATTTCAAATCGGACACTCCTAATCAGAAATGGGCAACCGATGTTACAGAGTTTAATGTATCGGGTAATAAACTTTATCTATCTCCAATCATCGATTTATTTAATGGTGAAATTGTCAGTTTTGACTTATCTGAAAGACCTGTGTTTAGCCAAATCATCAGAATGCTAAAGAAATCATTCAGAAAAGTAAAATCTACACAAAACATCATTCTACATTCTGATCAAGGTTGGCAATATCAAATGAAACATTACCAAAACTTGTTAAAAGAAAAAGGTATTATTCAAAGTATGTCCCGAAAAGGAAACTGTTTGGACAATGCGGTGATAGAAAACTTTTTTGGAACGATAAAATCAGAAATGTTTTATGCCAGAAAGTTTGGTTCCATTCAGGAACTTAAGATGGAAATAGTGAAGTACATTCACTATTACAACAATGATAGAATAAGACTCAATCTCAAAGGAAAGAGTCCGGTACAGTACCGAACTCTTTCCTTTGAAAATATTGTTTAA
- the pckA gene encoding phosphoenolpyruvate carboxykinase (ATP), with amino-acid sequence MKNIKIIQELHDLGITGYHEVVYNPTYEELFKAEMSDKNKGFEKGALTESGAVAVKTGIFTGRSPKDRYIVKDDVTKDTICWDGKVNFPTTPEIFKSCKELVLEQLSSSKKLYVVDAFCGTNPDTRLKVRFVMEVAWQAHFVTNMFIRPSLYELENFGTPDFIVMNGSKTVNPDWQAQGLNSENFVMFNLTERIQIIGGTWYGGEMKKGMFAMMNYYLPLRGMASMHCSANVGEEGDVALFFGLSGTGKTTLSADPKRYLIGDDEHGWDDNGVFNYEGGCYAKVIDLTEEKEPDIFRAIKRDALLENVVVNEYGEIDYKDNSITENTRVSYPIYHINKIVLPSKAGHAKKIVYLSADAFGVLPPVSILNEDQAQYHFLCGYTSKLAGTERGITSPEPSFSPAFGEAFLTLHPTMYSKTLIGKMKEHGAKAYLVNTGWNGTGKRISLKDTRAIIDAIIDGSIESAPKTVVPIMNLEIPTSLPNVTEGILDPRNTYADASEWEAKARDLGARYIKNFEQYCDTEEGKRLVAAGPQL; translated from the coding sequence ATGAAAAACATTAAAATCATTCAAGAGCTACATGATCTAGGTATTACAGGTTATCACGAAGTAGTGTATAACCCAACCTATGAAGAACTTTTTAAAGCAGAAATGTCTGATAAAAATAAAGGTTTTGAAAAGGGAGCTCTTACAGAATCAGGCGCAGTTGCTGTAAAAACGGGTATTTTCACAGGTAGATCACCTAAAGATAGATATATCGTAAAAGATGATGTAACAAAAGATACTATTTGCTGGGACGGAAAAGTTAATTTCCCTACAACTCCAGAGATTTTTAAATCTTGTAAAGAATTAGTTTTAGAACAGCTTTCTTCTTCTAAAAAATTATATGTAGTAGATGCATTCTGTGGTACTAATCCAGATACAAGACTTAAAGTGAGATTTGTAATGGAAGTTGCATGGCAAGCTCATTTTGTAACAAATATGTTTATTAGACCATCATTATATGAGTTAGAAAACTTCGGAACTCCAGATTTTATTGTAATGAATGGATCTAAAACAGTGAACCCAGATTGGCAAGCTCAAGGATTAAATTCTGAAAACTTTGTAATGTTTAACCTTACAGAAAGAATCCAAATTATCGGAGGAACTTGGTATGGAGGTGAGATGAAGAAAGGGATGTTTGCCATGATGAACTACTATCTTCCATTAAGAGGAATGGCTTCTATGCACTGCTCTGCAAACGTAGGAGAAGAAGGTGATGTAGCATTATTCTTCGGACTTTCTGGTACAGGTAAAACTACACTTTCTGCAGACCCAAAAAGATATTTAATTGGTGATGACGAACACGGTTGGGATGACAATGGTGTATTTAATTACGAAGGTGGTTGCTACGCAAAAGTAATTGACCTTACTGAAGAAAAAGAACCAGACATTTTCAGAGCGATTAAGAGAGATGCTTTATTAGAAAACGTAGTGGTAAATGAATATGGCGAAATAGACTATAAAGATAATTCTATTACAGAAAACACTAGAGTTTCTTACCCAATCTATCATATTAATAAAATTGTACTTCCTTCTAAAGCTGGTCACGCTAAAAAAATCGTTTATTTATCAGCAGATGCATTCGGAGTATTGCCTCCAGTATCAATTTTAAATGAAGATCAAGCGCAATATCACTTCTTATGCGGTTATACATCTAAATTAGCAGGAACAGAGAGAGGAATTACTTCTCCAGAACCTTCATTCTCTCCAGCTTTCGGTGAAGCTTTCCTTACTTTACACCCAACAATGTATTCTAAAACATTAATTGGTAAAATGAAAGAACACGGAGCTAAAGCTTATTTAGTAAATACAGGTTGGAATGGTACTGGTAAGAGAATTTCTCTTAAAGATACTAGAGCAATTATCGATGCAATTATAGATGGTTCTATAGAATCTGCACCTAAAACTGTAGTTCCAATTATGAATTTAGAAATTCCTACTTCTTTACCAAATGTAACTGAAGGAATTCTAGATCCAAGAAACACGTATGCTGATGCTAGCGAATGGGAAGCAAAAGCTAGAGATTTGGGAGCTAGATATATTAAAAACTTTGAACAATATTGTGATACAGAAGAAGGTAAAAGATTAGTTGCGGCAGGTCCTCAATTATAA
- a CDS encoding GYDIA family GHMP kinase, with product MKNHIFSPGKLLITSEYFVLDGALALAVPTRLGQDFYSEEEKDSASMVFWEALHENKPWLSIQINYKNWEIVQTNLPESAAFILKVLQNVKKLSTEKFHSDSTYKITTNLQFPANYGLGSSSTLMNNLAEWSHIDAFLLNELSLGGSGYDIAVAQEKSAILYQNSPRKIERVEFNPSFTDDLIFIHLNQKQDSREGIRAFQSQKKSLDLRTDFSEITQKVLQCKTLEEFSNLMILHESKLSEFLGMKTAKEKHFQDCPSFIKSLGAWGGDFVLASKFGDYKNYFFERNFSNIIEWKNLIY from the coding sequence TTGAAAAATCACATATTTTCACCAGGCAAATTACTGATTACTTCAGAATACTTTGTGTTAGATGGAGCTTTAGCTTTAGCAGTACCTACTCGATTGGGACAAGATTTTTATTCAGAAGAAGAAAAAGATAGTGCTTCCATGGTTTTTTGGGAGGCTTTGCATGAGAACAAACCTTGGCTTTCTATCCAAATAAATTATAAAAATTGGGAAATTGTACAAACCAACCTTCCTGAAAGCGCAGCATTTATTCTAAAAGTGCTTCAAAACGTCAAAAAACTTTCTACAGAAAAATTTCATAGCGATTCTACTTATAAAATTACTACTAATTTACAATTCCCCGCGAATTATGGATTGGGGAGTAGTTCTACATTGATGAATAATTTAGCAGAGTGGTCTCATATAGATGCTTTTCTTCTTAATGAACTTTCTTTGGGTGGAAGTGGTTATGATATAGCTGTGGCTCAAGAAAAGTCTGCCATTCTTTATCAAAATAGCCCTAGAAAAATAGAAAGAGTAGAATTCAATCCTAGTTTTACTGATGATTTAATCTTCATTCATTTAAACCAAAAGCAAGATAGCAGAGAAGGAATAAGAGCTTTTCAGTCTCAAAAAAAATCTTTAGATTTAAGAACTGACTTTTCAGAAATTACTCAAAAAGTACTACAATGTAAAACCTTGGAAGAGTTTTCTAACCTTATGATATTGCATGAGAGTAAGTTAAGTGAATTTTTAGGAATGAAAACCGCTAAAGAAAAACACTTTCAAGATTGCCCAAGTTTCATTAAAAGTTTGGGAGCTTGGGGCGGAGATTTCGTTCTAGCTTCAAAATTTGGGGATTACAAAAATTACTTTTTTGAGCGCAATTTTAGTAATATCATAGAATGGAAAAATTTAATATATTGA